A single region of the Halobacterium wangiae genome encodes:
- a CDS encoding desampylase: MLALSRSAYDAILDHARADAPREACGVLVGERCDEERRVEAVRRVPNVAAAPRVTYELDPEATMSVFDEAEATARDVVGFYHSHPAGPSHPSETDREDASWPDYVYVVASLAARPPTLDAWLWTGEAFERTDVVVREN; the protein is encoded by the coding sequence GTGCTCGCGCTCTCGCGGTCGGCCTACGACGCGATTCTCGACCACGCGCGAGCAGACGCGCCACGCGAGGCGTGTGGCGTCCTCGTCGGCGAACGTTGCGACGAGGAGCGACGAGTCGAGGCGGTGCGCCGGGTCCCGAACGTCGCCGCGGCGCCCCGCGTGACCTACGAACTCGACCCCGAGGCCACGATGAGTGTCTTCGACGAGGCCGAGGCGACGGCACGCGACGTGGTCGGCTTCTACCACTCCCACCCCGCCGGCCCGAGCCACCCCAGCGAGACGGACCGCGAGGACGCGTCCTGGCCGGACTACGTCTACGTGGTGGCGTCACTGGCGGCGCGTCCGCCGACGCTGGACGCGTGGCTGTGGACCGGCGAGGCGTTCGAGCGCACCGACGTCGTCGTTCGAGAGAACTGA
- a CDS encoding zinc-binding dehydrogenase produces MQAVRFDGHGGTDVIDYGEVPDPEVGRDEVLVDVKAGALNHLDVWTRRGMPGLDLEMPHVPGSDAAGVVLETGPDVTRFEAGDRVALSAGVYCGDCEFCRDGDYPLCASFHVIGEHVRGVHSERAAIPEDNLLPVPDGVDWETAAAAPLVFQTAWRMLVTRAEVNPGESVLVLGASGGVGHAAVQIADHAGADVYATASTEEKRRYAEELGAEYAIDYDDVDFADEIRARTGKRGVDVVVDHVGEATWGQSLRSLAKGGRLVTCGATTGGKPETHVQRLFWNQLSVLGSTMATPGEADDALSLVWDGTFDVRIRDVLPMSETARAHELLENREGFGKVVVRPDSDY; encoded by the coding sequence ATGCAGGCAGTTCGCTTCGACGGGCACGGCGGCACCGACGTCATCGACTACGGGGAGGTACCGGACCCCGAGGTCGGCCGGGACGAGGTGCTGGTGGACGTGAAGGCGGGCGCGCTCAACCACCTTGACGTGTGGACGCGCCGCGGGATGCCGGGCCTCGACCTCGAGATGCCCCACGTCCCGGGGAGCGACGCGGCGGGCGTCGTCCTCGAGACCGGGCCAGACGTCACGCGCTTCGAGGCCGGCGACCGCGTCGCGCTCTCTGCGGGCGTCTACTGCGGAGACTGCGAGTTCTGTCGGGACGGCGACTACCCGCTGTGTGCGTCGTTCCACGTCATCGGCGAGCACGTCCGCGGGGTCCACAGCGAGCGCGCAGCGATTCCAGAGGACAACCTCCTGCCCGTCCCGGACGGCGTCGACTGGGAGACGGCGGCGGCCGCACCGCTGGTCTTCCAGACGGCGTGGCGGATGCTCGTCACGCGTGCGGAGGTGAACCCGGGCGAGTCCGTGCTCGTCCTCGGCGCGAGCGGCGGCGTCGGCCACGCCGCAGTCCAGATCGCGGACCACGCGGGCGCCGACGTCTACGCCACGGCGAGCACCGAGGAGAAACGCCGCTACGCCGAGGAACTCGGCGCGGAGTACGCCATCGACTACGACGACGTGGACTTCGCCGACGAGATCCGGGCCCGGACGGGCAAGCGCGGCGTGGACGTGGTGGTCGACCACGTCGGCGAAGCGACGTGGGGGCAGTCGCTGCGCTCGCTGGCGAAGGGCGGGCGCCTGGTCACCTGCGGCGCGACCACCGGCGGGAAGCCCGAGACCCACGTCCAGCGGCTGTTCTGGAACCAGCTCTCCGTGCTCGGCTCCACGATGGCGACGCCCGGGGAGGCCGACGACGCGCTCTCGCTGGTCTGGGACGGCACGTTCGACGTCCGCATCCGGGACGTGCTCCCGATGAGCGAGACGGCCCGCGCCCACGAACTGCTGGAGAACCGTGAGGGCTTTGGGAAGGTGGTCGTAAGACCAGACAGCGACTACTGA
- a CDS encoding MogA/MoaB family molybdenum cofactor biosynthesis protein, which yields MVDFQSRDTRRGTDERTDDPPDEEETEELEEHAEHDHHHHHHDVEQVGAAVVTVSSTRSLDDDPAGDAIAAAFEDDGHEVVTRELVRDSYDGVQSTLDHLVSREDVDVVVSTGGTGVTPDDVTVEAAGALFDKELPGFGELFRRLSYDEVGTRVVGTRAAAGVADGTPVFCLPGSENAARLGSEEVVVPEVGHLAGLAHPHRDDEAE from the coding sequence ATGGTCGACTTCCAATCGAGGGACACGCGCCGCGGCACGGACGAACGGACGGACGACCCGCCGGACGAGGAGGAGACGGAGGAACTCGAAGAGCACGCCGAACACGACCACCACCACCACCACCACGACGTCGAGCAGGTGGGTGCGGCCGTCGTCACCGTCTCGTCGACGCGGTCGCTCGACGACGACCCCGCGGGCGACGCCATCGCGGCGGCGTTCGAGGACGACGGCCACGAGGTCGTCACCCGCGAACTCGTCCGCGACAGCTACGACGGCGTGCAGTCGACGCTCGACCACCTCGTGAGCCGCGAGGACGTCGACGTGGTGGTCTCCACCGGCGGCACCGGCGTCACGCCCGACGACGTCACCGTCGAGGCGGCGGGCGCGCTGTTCGACAAGGAACTGCCCGGGTTCGGCGAACTGTTCCGCCGCCTCTCCTACGACGAGGTCGGGACCAGGGTCGTCGGGACGCGCGCGGCCGCCGGCGTCGCCGACGGGACCCCGGTGTTCTGCCTCCCCGGTAGCGAGAACGCCGCGCGTCTCGGTAGCGAAGAGGTCGTCGTCCCGGAGGTCGGCCACCTCGCCGGACTCGCACATCCCCACAGGGACGACGAGGCCGAGTAG
- a CDS encoding 5-formyltetrahydrofolate cyclo-ligase: MTKQELRERVWNSLEDSGEARFPFPPHGRIPNFAGADDAAALLAEQPEWERAATVKANPDAPQLPARRRALGDGKRVYMAVPRLRDEDCFLELDPDRIDPENYDAAPALSNVDDYAEQVGPDALPHVDLVLSGSVAVTPSGARVGKGEGYSDLEFAILSALGLVDEETVVATTVHESQVVADDEVAPDAHDVPMDLVVTSERVIRPDGAYDRPTGVDWTALDEERVEEMPVLARLRADL, translated from the coding sequence GTGACGAAACAGGAGCTCCGCGAACGGGTGTGGAATAGCCTGGAGGACAGCGGCGAAGCCAGGTTCCCGTTCCCGCCCCACGGCCGCATCCCCAACTTCGCCGGCGCGGACGACGCCGCGGCCCTGCTCGCCGAACAACCCGAGTGGGAGCGCGCAGCGACCGTGAAGGCGAACCCGGACGCGCCGCAGTTGCCCGCGCGCCGACGGGCGCTCGGTGACGGCAAGCGAGTCTACATGGCTGTGCCACGCCTCCGCGACGAGGACTGCTTCCTCGAACTCGACCCCGACCGCATCGACCCCGAGAACTACGACGCTGCGCCCGCGCTGTCGAACGTCGACGACTACGCCGAGCAGGTCGGCCCGGACGCGCTCCCCCACGTCGACCTCGTGCTCAGCGGGAGCGTCGCGGTGACGCCGTCGGGCGCCCGCGTCGGCAAGGGCGAGGGGTACAGCGACCTCGAGTTCGCCATCCTCTCGGCCCTCGGCCTCGTCGACGAGGAGACAGTGGTCGCGACGACCGTCCACGAGTCCCAGGTCGTCGCCGACGACGAGGTAGCGCCTGACGCCCACGACGTCCCGATGGACCTCGTGGTGACCTCCGAGCGCGTGATTCGCCCCGACGGCGCGTACGACAGGCCGACGGGCGTCGACTGGACGGCGCTCGACGAGGAGCGCGTCGAGGAGATGCCGGTGCTCGCCCGTTTGCGGGCCGACCTTTAA
- a CDS encoding cupin domain-containing protein — protein MSLDRYPDLDPDPGEVRTEELYFSEDALVKAFALGPGASVDPHEHADQTNAFHVLAGEVVVVQGDDEETVAAPGVVVHERGVPHGARNDTDDVAVFTATMAPMG, from the coding sequence ATGTCACTCGACCGCTATCCGGACCTCGACCCCGACCCGGGCGAGGTGCGCACCGAGGAACTGTACTTCTCCGAGGACGCGCTCGTGAAGGCGTTCGCGCTCGGTCCCGGCGCGAGCGTCGACCCCCACGAGCACGCCGACCAGACGAACGCGTTCCACGTCCTCGCGGGCGAAGTCGTCGTCGTGCAGGGCGACGACGAGGAGACGGTCGCGGCGCCGGGCGTGGTCGTCCACGAGCGCGGCGTCCCCCACGGCGCGCGCAACGACACCGACGACGTGGCGGTGTTCACGGCGACGATGGCGCCGATGGGTTAG
- a CDS encoding DUF7126 family protein, with product MKAIVVGPDRSIADALEAEGVEVTRIEGIASGERLVEAGVEDADLLVITDAGEATAIPVALERNEDLKTVAYTPDSMPEFVKSRLDFAIDPELLGPEAVAEELV from the coding sequence ATGAAGGCCATCGTCGTCGGACCCGACCGCAGTATCGCCGACGCCCTCGAAGCAGAGGGCGTCGAAGTCACGCGCATCGAGGGCATCGCGTCGGGCGAACGGCTCGTCGAGGCCGGCGTCGAGGACGCCGACCTGCTCGTCATCACGGACGCCGGTGAGGCGACCGCGATTCCGGTCGCGCTGGAACGCAACGAGGACCTGAAGACCGTCGCGTACACGCCGGACTCGATGCCGGAGTTCGTGAAGTCCCGGTTGGACTTCGCCATCGACCCCGAGTTGCTCGGCCCCGAAGCCGTCGCCGAGGAACTGGTCTGA
- the guaA gene encoding glutamine-hydrolyzing GMP synthase: MVNTDEFIDDANAEIREQLGDSTAVIALSGGVDSSTAAALAYEAVGDQLVPVYVDTGLMRKGETEEIHREFDYMERLRVVDAADRYFERLEGVTDPEEKRKVIGDQFIREFETVAKEVDADYLVQGTIYPDRIESEGNIKSHHNVGGLPDVVDFEGIVEPMRDLYKDEVREVARELGLEEVISERMPFPGPGLAVRVLGEVTREKVRIAREATHVVEEELEAYDPWQAFAVVLGKATGVKGDNRVHGHVVAVRSVESRDGMTARAQELDWDTLQRLQSRIAGTIDNVSRVVYDVTHKPPATIEYE, encoded by the coding sequence ATGGTGAACACCGACGAATTCATCGACGACGCGAACGCAGAGATCCGCGAACAACTCGGCGACAGCACCGCCGTCATCGCACTCTCGGGGGGCGTCGACTCCTCGACGGCGGCGGCGCTGGCCTACGAGGCGGTCGGTGACCAGCTCGTCCCCGTCTACGTCGACACGGGGCTGATGCGGAAGGGCGAGACGGAGGAGATCCACCGCGAGTTCGATTACATGGAGCGCCTCCGCGTCGTCGACGCCGCGGACCGCTACTTCGAGCGTCTGGAAGGCGTCACGGACCCCGAGGAGAAGCGGAAGGTCATCGGCGACCAGTTCATCCGGGAGTTCGAGACGGTCGCGAAGGAGGTCGACGCGGACTATCTCGTGCAGGGGACCATCTACCCCGACCGCATCGAGAGCGAGGGGAACATCAAGAGCCATCACAACGTCGGCGGTCTCCCGGATGTCGTCGACTTCGAGGGCATCGTCGAACCGATGCGCGACCTCTACAAGGACGAGGTCCGGGAGGTCGCCCGCGAACTCGGCCTCGAGGAGGTCATCAGCGAGCGCATGCCGTTCCCCGGTCCCGGACTCGCCGTCCGCGTGCTCGGCGAGGTCACCCGCGAGAAGGTCCGCATCGCCCGCGAGGCCACCCACGTCGTCGAGGAGGAACTCGAGGCGTACGACCCGTGGCAAGCGTTCGCCGTGGTGCTCGGGAAGGCCACGGGCGTGAAGGGCGACAACCGCGTCCACGGCCACGTCGTCGCCGTGCGCTCCGTGGAGTCCCGCGACGGCATGACCGCCCGCGCCCAGGAACTCGACTGGGACACCCTCCAGCGCCTCCAGTCCCGCATCGCGGGCACCATCGACAACGTCTCTCGCGTCGTCTACGACGTGACGCACAAACCACCCGCGACCATCGAGTACGAATGA